A genome region from Nicotiana tabacum cultivar K326 chromosome 13, ASM71507v2, whole genome shotgun sequence includes the following:
- the LOC142167997 gene encoding uncharacterized protein LOC142167997: MRLVKGFKKEEPTFLATLTGIVENSLEAVALPPCIKQVLENNKDVMPEELPKQLPPRREVDHQIELVPGAKPLALSPYHMEPLELEELMKQLKELLEAGHIRPSKAPYGAPAKVFTKMDLRKGYYQVRIADGDEPKTTCVTRYGAFEWLQQPRRPCGTSTQAPLTNLLKKEREWKLSDICQEAFEKLKAAITKEPVLALPDFSKVFEVQTDASDFAIGVILMQEGHPKAFKSRKLNDAERHYTVQEKEMTVVVHWKTNVVAVILSRKNVLATIVSSASSGIIETIKEGMQHDPVAKQLLALASQGKTQRFWEEDGLLYITGKRVYVPKWANLRRTLLKEGHDTAWASHPGQKCTLALIESSYY, translated from the exons ATGCGGCTTGTGAAAGGTTTCAAGAAAGAGGAGCCAACATTTCTTGCAACCCTGACAGGAATCGTCGAGAACTCCCTTGAGGCAGTAGCATTGCCTCCCTGCATTAAGCAAGTCCTTGAAAATAATAAGGACGTGATGCCAGAAGAACTTCCCAAACAATTGCCACCACGAAGGGAAGTTGATCATCAGATCGAACTTGTTCCAGGGGCAAAGCCACTTGCCTTGTCGCCTTATCACATGGAGCCCCTAGAATTAGAGGAATTGATGAAGCAACTCAAGGAGTTGCTAGAGGCTGGCCACATTCGACCATCCAAGGCACCTTACGGAGCTCCT GCCAAGGTATTCACCAAGATGGACTTGAGGAAAGGCTACTATCAAGTGCGGATTGCCGACGGAGATGAGCCCAAAACAACTTGTGTTACACGCTATGGGGCTTTTGAGTGGttg CAACAACCTAGAAGACCATGCGGAACATCTACGCAAG CCCCACTCACTAACTTGCTGAAGAAGGAGCGCGAGTGGAAATTGAGTGACATATGCCAGGAGGCATTTGAGAAACTTAAGGCAGCAATCACCAAGGAACCCGTATTGGCCCTGCCTGATTTCTCTAAAGTTTTTGAAGTCCAGACCGATGCGTCTGACTTTGCTATAGGAGTCATACTGATGCAAGAGGGCCATCCTAAAGCATTCAAGAGTCGAAAGTTGAACGACGCCGAGAGGCATTACACTGTTCAGGAGAAGGAAATGACGGTCGTAGTCCACT GGAAAACTAACGTGGTAGCCGTCATTTTAAGTCGCAAAAATGTACTGGCAACCATTGTTAGCTCAGCGAGCAGTGGAATTATTGAGACCATCAAAGAGGGCATGCAACATGACCCTGTAGCAAAGCAACTTCTTGCCCTTGCCAGTCAAGGCAAGACTCAAAGATTTTGGGAAGAAGATGGTCTCCTATACATCACTGGAAAAAGAGTGTACGTGCCCAAGTGGGCAAATCTCAGGCGTACACTGCTGAAAGAGGGTCATGACACTGCCTGGGCAAGTCATCCAGGGCAAAAATGCACTTTGGCCCTAATTGAGTCATCTTACTACTAG